From Streptomyces griseorubiginosus, one genomic window encodes:
- a CDS encoding SHOCT domain-containing protein, protein MPGLLRGVARTAVVAGTATAVSNRVSRRQQGRWAAQQEPQAASYAAPAAAPAAPDMNSKIEQLKQLGDLKTQGVLTEAEFEEQKRRLLEA, encoded by the coding sequence CCTCCGCGGGGTCGCGCGCACCGCCGTCGTCGCCGGAACGGCGACCGCCGTGTCGAACCGGGTGAGTCGCCGACAGCAGGGACGATGGGCGGCCCAGCAGGAACCCCAAGCGGCTTCTTACGCCGCACCGGCGGCGGCTCCGGCGGCCCCCGACATGAACAGCAAGATCGAGCAGCTGAAGCAGCTGGGTGACCTGAAGACCCAAGGTGTGCTCACGGAGGCCGAGTTCGAGGAACAGAAGCGCCGACTCCTGGAGGCGTGA